The following are encoded together in the Brassica napus cultivar Da-Ae chromosome A9, Da-Ae, whole genome shotgun sequence genome:
- the LOC106366030 gene encoding uncharacterized protein LOC106366030 codes for MPEEIREHGGHTDPKPSPPPPKRGLISRKRQLVFLSLMILLAAKGLVGIGEVAFVILSYIYLYEFISRFAFPRKQNEQKRRLSNPKNKLFQAYFLATAIIGLLFPICYIGDGLYRGDIHGVRAAAPHLFLLSGQAFTEPIGFSDRFATPIGILGPVFYNARRIFALLDWVKAEFSDTQRPGGPVRLYGGRAIASVNTVMWFYNLFGLLLPVFLPRSCEIYFSADDKKVD; via the exons ATGCCGGAAGAGATACGAGAGCACGGTGGTCACACCGATCCCAAACCTTCTCCACCTCCGCCAAAACGTGGCCTCATCAGCCGCAAGAGACAGCTTGTGTTTCTCTCCCTCATGATTCTACTAGCTGCTAAAGGACTCGTTGGTATCGGAGAAGTAGCGTTTGTTATACTGTCTTATATATACTTGTACGAGTTCATCTCCAGGTTTGCCTTCCCACGCAAGCAAAATGAGCAGAAGAGGAGACTCTCGAACCCTAAAAACAAACTCTTTCAAGCTTACTTCCTCGCTACTGCCATCATCG GCCTACTCTTCCCGATTTGCTATATCGGAGATGGACTATACCGGGGAGACATCCACGGTGTTAGAGCTGCAGCTCCACATCTTTTCCTCCTCTCCGGTCAAGCCTTCACCGAACCTATTGGTTTCTCCGACCGATTCGCAACACCCATTGGTATTCTCGGACCGGTTTTCTACAACGCTCGTCGTATCTTCGCGCTTTTGGATTGGGTTAAAGCCGAGTTCTCAGATACTCAACGTCCCGGTGGTCCAGTAAGATTGTACGGAGGAAGAGCCATTGCGTCGGTTAACACTGTCATGTGGTTTTACAACCTGTTTGGCCTCTTGTTGCCTGTGTTTCTTCCTCGGTCTTGTGAGATTTACTTCTCAGCCGACGACAAAAAAGTAGATTAA
- the LOC106366029 gene encoding kinesin-like protein KIN-10C isoform X2, whose protein sequence is METKSMSKAVRVVARVKPSSSDPAVEASSASSVSVHKRDQSETVSVSFGAQFAGSKDSCELDYFYEENESASSILTKEIKPLISSVFEGKDANVIAHGARCSGKTLLIQGSEWEPGLVILSMAEMLSMAEERGDSVSVSFYEVSQETVYDIIDQEKRMVSVLEGAQGKIQLKGLSKVPVKSLSGFQEVYFGLNKIQKLVNDPPLRSHRGVMIHVSKGEVHSGSFGRMNFLDVAGYEDSRKQCSDAPLEITRINKSIYALQNVLYAINANESHVPYRESKLTHMLKGCLQGSNRTLLITCLPREFSQDSFYMLNLASRICLGSKQSMTNATKKSKCPARSLSSSSAAQNKYTPLAVSATSRQQTGIRKSVTERKSKLKTPASAIKGRKLFGEANDSLNCKNSSKKMEGKARVAVKKEISTPKVVLNVQASSSEEEVCSSVMVTDSQSSTVEEDHSVPALSSSETAMELSYATTASFGSKVSDTTYKETPLKHEEGVLEDIYCDDAIACKAQIVERGENRSVIEENLTLVNEGESLDKENNCFLANETASPPLSLQLRELSMNLKLLFNSSNLPSPPEKYQTALTKTHVEELPQHSEITAEAELKTPERSMPSKINCTPWKTFSAHSSKLKNSAVGEYLKFLNTADKEDLKKLKGIGEKRATYIVELRQESPEPFKELDDLKDIGLSEKQIKGLLRKEIGDIFQ, encoded by the exons ATGGAGACGAAATCGATGAGCAAGGCTGTACGCGTGGTAGCTAGGGTGAAGCCGTCGTCGTCGGATCCGGCTGTAGAAGCTTCGTCAGCGTCATCTGTATCTGTTCACAAGAGAGATCAATCGGAGACGGTTTCGGTTTCCTTCGGAGCTCAATTCGCTGG TTCGAAAGACTCATGTGAATTGGATTATTTCTATGAAGAAAACGAATCCGCGAGTTCGATTCTCACCAAGGAGATTAAACCTCTCATTTCGAGTGTCTTTGAGGGTAAAGATGCTAATGTGATTGCTCATGGAGCAAGATGTAGCGGGAAAACGCTTCTTATTCAG GGATCTGAGTGGGAGCCTGGTTTGGTCATCCTTTCAATGGCTGAGATGCTATCCATGGCTGAGGAAAGAGGAGACTCAGTTTCGGTTTCGTTTTACGAAGTCTCTCAAGAAACTGTTTATGACATCATAGACCAAGAGAAGCGAATGGTTTCTGTATTGGAAGGTGCACAAGGGAAGATTCAGCTAAAAGGACTTTCAAAG GTACCTGTGAAGTCACTCTCGGGATTTCAAGAGGTGTATTTCGGTCTCAACAAAATCCAGAAGCTGGTCAATGACCCTCCTCTTAGGAGCCATAGAGGTGTGATGATACATGTTAGTAAGGGGGAAGTTCATTCAGGATCCTTTGGGAGGATGAATTTTCTTGATGTGGCAG GATATGAGGACTCTAGAAAACAATGCAGTGATGCTCCTCTAGAGATTACCAGGATAAATAAATCGATATATGCTTTACAGAACGTCCTGTATGCTATCAATGCAAATGAATCTCATGTGCCATACAGGGAGAGCAAACTCACTCATATGCTGAAAGGTTGTTTACAAGGAAGCAACAGAACATTGCTGATCACTTGTCTG CCGCGAGAATTTAGCCAAGACTCATTTTACATGCTAAACTTAGCATCACGGATCTGTCTAGGCAGTAAACAATCCATGACTAATGCTACTAAGAAGAGCAAATGTCCTGCTAGATCTCTTTCATCATCATCTGCCGCTCAAAATAAATACACACCTTTGGCTGTGTCTGCTACTTCTAGGCAACAGACAGGGATAAGAAAAAGTGTGACAGAGAGAAAGTCTAAGCTCAAGACTCCAGCTTCTGCAATTAAAGGAAG GAAACTGTTTGGTGAAGCAAATGATTCGTTGAATTGTAAAAATAGCTCTAAGAAG ATGGAAGGCAAAGCAAGGGTAGCAGTGAAAAAG GAAATCTCCACTCCAAAAGTTGTCTTGAACGTTCAGGCCTCATCATCTGAAGAA GAAGTCTGTTCTTCAGTAATGGTTACAGATTCTCAATCTTCAACGGTAGAAGAG GATCACTCTGTCCCAGCTTTATCAAGTTCTGAAACAGCCATGGAACTG AGCTATGCAACCACTGCTTCTTTCGGCTCAAAAGTTTCTGACACTACATACAAG GAGACACCCCTGAAACATGAGGAAGGGGTTTTAGAAGACATTTATTGTGATGATGCTATTGCATGCAAAG CCCAAATAGTAGAGAGAGGTGAAAACCGTTCAGTCATTGAAGAAAATCTGACTCTAGTTAATGAAG GAGAAAGCTTGGACAAAGAGAACAACTGTTTTCTAGCCAATGAAACTGCATCACCACCGCTCAGCCTGCAGCTTCGAGAACTTTCCATGAATTTAAAGTTGCTATTTAATTCCTCAAACCTTCCATCCCCACCTGAGAAGTATCAAACTGCCCTAACTAAAACTCATGTTGAAGAGCTACCACAACATAGCGAGATTACTGCTGAAGCTGAGCTAAAAACACCTGAGAGAAGTATGCCTTCAAAGATTAACTGTACTCCTTGGAAGACATTCAGTGCACACAGCTCTAAACTGAAG AATTCTGCGGTTGGAGAGTATCTTAAGTTTTTAAACACAGCAGATAA GGAGGATCTAAAGAAGCTAAAG GGTATTGGAGAGAAGAGAGCTACTTACATAGTAGAGCTCCGCCAAGAATCTCCCGAACCATTTAAGGAA CTTGATGACTTGAAAGATATCGGACTCTCAGAAAAACAG ATTAAGGGATTGCTAAGGAAGGAGATTGGCGATATTTTTCAGTAG
- the LOC106366029 gene encoding kinesin-like protein KIN-10C isoform X1, whose translation METKSMSKAVRVVARVKPSSSDPAVEASSASSVSVHKRDQSETVSVSFGAQFAGSKDSCELDYFYEENESASSILTKEIKPLISSVFEGKDANVIAHGARCSGKTLLIQGSEWEPGLVILSMAEMLSMAEERGDSVSVSFYEVSQETVYDIIDQEKRMVSVLEGAQGKIQLKGLSKVPVKSLSGFQEVYFGLNKIQKLVNDPPLRSHRGVMIHVSKGEVHSGSFGRMNFLDVAGYEDSRKQCSDAPLEITRINKSIYALQNVLYAINANESHVPYRESKLTHMLKGCLQGSNRTLLITCLPREFSQDSFYMLNLASRICLGSKQSMTNATKKSKCPARSLSSSSAAQNKYTPLAVSATSRQQTGIRKSVTERKSKLKTPASAIKGRKLFGEANDSLNCKNSSKKMEGKARVAVKKEISTPKVVLNVQASSSEEEVCSSVMVTDSQSSTVEEQDHSVPALSSSETAMELSYATTASFGSKVSDTTYKETPLKHEEGVLEDIYCDDAIACKAQIVERGENRSVIEENLTLVNEGESLDKENNCFLANETASPPLSLQLRELSMNLKLLFNSSNLPSPPEKYQTALTKTHVEELPQHSEITAEAELKTPERSMPSKINCTPWKTFSAHSSKLKNSAVGEYLKFLNTADKEDLKKLKGIGEKRATYIVELRQESPEPFKELDDLKDIGLSEKQIKGLLRKEIGDIFQ comes from the exons ATGGAGACGAAATCGATGAGCAAGGCTGTACGCGTGGTAGCTAGGGTGAAGCCGTCGTCGTCGGATCCGGCTGTAGAAGCTTCGTCAGCGTCATCTGTATCTGTTCACAAGAGAGATCAATCGGAGACGGTTTCGGTTTCCTTCGGAGCTCAATTCGCTGG TTCGAAAGACTCATGTGAATTGGATTATTTCTATGAAGAAAACGAATCCGCGAGTTCGATTCTCACCAAGGAGATTAAACCTCTCATTTCGAGTGTCTTTGAGGGTAAAGATGCTAATGTGATTGCTCATGGAGCAAGATGTAGCGGGAAAACGCTTCTTATTCAG GGATCTGAGTGGGAGCCTGGTTTGGTCATCCTTTCAATGGCTGAGATGCTATCCATGGCTGAGGAAAGAGGAGACTCAGTTTCGGTTTCGTTTTACGAAGTCTCTCAAGAAACTGTTTATGACATCATAGACCAAGAGAAGCGAATGGTTTCTGTATTGGAAGGTGCACAAGGGAAGATTCAGCTAAAAGGACTTTCAAAG GTACCTGTGAAGTCACTCTCGGGATTTCAAGAGGTGTATTTCGGTCTCAACAAAATCCAGAAGCTGGTCAATGACCCTCCTCTTAGGAGCCATAGAGGTGTGATGATACATGTTAGTAAGGGGGAAGTTCATTCAGGATCCTTTGGGAGGATGAATTTTCTTGATGTGGCAG GATATGAGGACTCTAGAAAACAATGCAGTGATGCTCCTCTAGAGATTACCAGGATAAATAAATCGATATATGCTTTACAGAACGTCCTGTATGCTATCAATGCAAATGAATCTCATGTGCCATACAGGGAGAGCAAACTCACTCATATGCTGAAAGGTTGTTTACAAGGAAGCAACAGAACATTGCTGATCACTTGTCTG CCGCGAGAATTTAGCCAAGACTCATTTTACATGCTAAACTTAGCATCACGGATCTGTCTAGGCAGTAAACAATCCATGACTAATGCTACTAAGAAGAGCAAATGTCCTGCTAGATCTCTTTCATCATCATCTGCCGCTCAAAATAAATACACACCTTTGGCTGTGTCTGCTACTTCTAGGCAACAGACAGGGATAAGAAAAAGTGTGACAGAGAGAAAGTCTAAGCTCAAGACTCCAGCTTCTGCAATTAAAGGAAG GAAACTGTTTGGTGAAGCAAATGATTCGTTGAATTGTAAAAATAGCTCTAAGAAG ATGGAAGGCAAAGCAAGGGTAGCAGTGAAAAAG GAAATCTCCACTCCAAAAGTTGTCTTGAACGTTCAGGCCTCATCATCTGAAGAA GAAGTCTGTTCTTCAGTAATGGTTACAGATTCTCAATCTTCAACGGTAGAAGAG CAGGATCACTCTGTCCCAGCTTTATCAAGTTCTGAAACAGCCATGGAACTG AGCTATGCAACCACTGCTTCTTTCGGCTCAAAAGTTTCTGACACTACATACAAG GAGACACCCCTGAAACATGAGGAAGGGGTTTTAGAAGACATTTATTGTGATGATGCTATTGCATGCAAAG CCCAAATAGTAGAGAGAGGTGAAAACCGTTCAGTCATTGAAGAAAATCTGACTCTAGTTAATGAAG GAGAAAGCTTGGACAAAGAGAACAACTGTTTTCTAGCCAATGAAACTGCATCACCACCGCTCAGCCTGCAGCTTCGAGAACTTTCCATGAATTTAAAGTTGCTATTTAATTCCTCAAACCTTCCATCCCCACCTGAGAAGTATCAAACTGCCCTAACTAAAACTCATGTTGAAGAGCTACCACAACATAGCGAGATTACTGCTGAAGCTGAGCTAAAAACACCTGAGAGAAGTATGCCTTCAAAGATTAACTGTACTCCTTGGAAGACATTCAGTGCACACAGCTCTAAACTGAAG AATTCTGCGGTTGGAGAGTATCTTAAGTTTTTAAACACAGCAGATAA GGAGGATCTAAAGAAGCTAAAG GGTATTGGAGAGAAGAGAGCTACTTACATAGTAGAGCTCCGCCAAGAATCTCCCGAACCATTTAAGGAA CTTGATGACTTGAAAGATATCGGACTCTCAGAAAAACAG ATTAAGGGATTGCTAAGGAAGGAGATTGGCGATATTTTTCAGTAG
- the LOC106366033 gene encoding 60S ribosomal protein L13-3-like, whose protein sequence is MKHNNEIPGSHFRKHWQNSVKTWFNQPARKTRRRVARQEKAVKIFPRPTSGSLRPVVHGQTIKYNMKVRAGKGFTLEELKAAGIAKKMASTIGISVDHRRKNRSLEGLQSNVQRLKTYKAKLVVFPRRSRVVKAGDSTPEELANATQVQGEYMPIAREKVAMELVNVTSDMKSFKAYDKIRLERTNKRHAGARAKRAADAEKEEKK, encoded by the exons ATGAAGCATAACAATGAGATCCCTGGATCACACTTCAGGAAGCACTGGCAGAACTCTGTTAAGACATGGTTTAACCAACCCGCCAGGAAAACCAGGAGAAGAGTTG cgAGACAAGAGAAGGCGGTGAAAATCTTCCCTCGTCCCACCTCTGGATCTCTCCGACCTGTTGTTCATGGACAGACTATTAAGTACAACATGAAAGTCAGAGCTGGAAAAGGGTTCACTCTCGAAGAGCTTAAG GCTGCTGGTATCGCAAAGAAGATGGCTTCAACAATCGGTATCTCAGTTGATCACCGTCGTAAGAACCGTTCCTTGGAGGGTCTTCAATCCAATGTACAAAGGTTGAAGACTTACAAGGCCAAGTTGGTTGTCTTCCCTCGCAGATCACGTGTTGTCAAG GCTGGTGACTCTACACCAGAGGAGCTTGCTAATGCAACTCAAGTCCAAGGAGAGTACATGCCTATCGCTAGAGAGAAGGTTGCGATGGAGCTTGTGAATGTGACTTCTGACATGAAGTCATTCAAGGCTTATGACAAGATCCGTCTCGAGCGCACTAACAAACGCCATGCTGGTGCCAGAGCCAAGAGAGCCGCCGATgctgagaaagaagagaagaaataa
- the LOC106366032 gene encoding uncharacterized protein LOC106366032 isoform X1: MTSASATWTPTSLQLRLALSSRVRWKPRSVYLQPSRFASKSGLVIVCVSQRTGSDSSNPPADGLAGWDDSENDVKSSTAKKKSFIQGVVGAGVGGIVLVAGLSYAVVSFNKRSNNPRVKQEMQPLTSHQESVIISSNETTSDEGKVANSEEANLKEDKIIEINGIGQQGDEASGEDKILGAEDSSFDGTDATENITSQSDPETPESEKIISEVVDSQSSNLGGADNPTSEVPDSLPNTETTNVSDLENQANSEKVDSMSSLSDSYATETVALGVLVGSQSDSSSDPHTVPLYDTRTAFSTMTEDLSEVNGTPEDLAAGSTSSVSDIDTEKETESSKPPVPESTYWSKNELNMNSQDELGDRGSPLETLSGGSAYYSAGIPAPSISFQVNPGKILVPAAADQVQCQAFSALQVLKVIETDTQPSDLCTRREYARWLVSASSALSRNTTSKVYPAMYIESVTELAFDDITPGDPDFSSIQGLAEAGLITSKLSNRDLFNDIEGTLLFSPESLLSRQDLISWKMALEKRQLPEADKKTLYKLSGFIDIDKINPDAWPAIISDLSSGEQGIAALAFGYTRLFQPHKPVTKAQAAIALSNGEASDIVSEELARIEAESAAEKAVSAHNALVAEVEKDINASFEKELYIEREKIEVIEIMAEQIKVELDQLREKREEESLALVKERAAVESEMEVPSRLRREAEEKLEALMRNKAEISFEKEKVSSLRKDVEEESQRITKLQYELEVERKALSMARSWAEEEGKRAREQARALEEARKRWETNGLRVIVDKDLQEDVEHSVLLNTVEPSSVSSTEERAQTLMDKLKEMAESLGGKSREVIFLVIEKIRLWIMVLKEYVESLGKRAGKMREAAIVSAKGAVKEVEKGTAQVGDKVKRVAEECRDGVGKISQRFKT, encoded by the exons ATGACCTCCGCGTCCGCCACGTGGACTCCCACCTCCCTCCAGCTCCGTCTCGCTCTGAGCTCCCGCGTTCGTTGGAAACCTCGCTCCGTCTACTTACAACCGTCTCGGTTCGCTAGCAAATCCGGTTTAGTAATCGTCTGCGTTTCGCAGCGGACCGGATCGGATTCGTCGAATCCGCCAGCCGATGGTTTGGCTGGGTGGGACGATTCCGAGAACGACGTCAAGTCTTCCACAGCTAAGAAGAAGAGTTTCATTCAAG GTGTAGTGGGGGCTGGAGTCGGTGGAATCGTTTTGGTTGCTGGGCTAAGCTATGCAGTAGTATCTTTTAACAAGCGTAGTAATAATCCCA GAGTGAAACAGGAAATGCAGCCGTTGACTTCTCATCAGGAAAGTGTGATTATATCATCTAATGAAACGACTAGTGATGAAGGCAAGGTAGCTAATAGTGAGGAAGCAAATCTTAAGGAGGATAAGATTATAGAAATTAATGGTATAGGCCAGCAAGGTGATGAAGCGTCCGGTGAAGATAAGATACTTGGTGCTGAGGATTCCTCATTTGATGGAACAGATGCCACTGAAAATATCACTTCCCAATCTGATCCTGAGACACCTGAAAGTGAGAAAATAATTTCTGAGGTTGTAGATTCACAAAGTAGTAATCTTGGTGGTGCGGACAATCCAACTTCTGAAGTTCCTGATAGCCTTCCAAACACTGAAACAACCAATGTTTCTGATTTAGAAAATCAAGCCAACAGTGAGAAAGTAGATTCCATGTCTTCTTTATCTGACAGTTATGCCACCGAGACTGTAGCTCTTGGCGTTTTGGTTGGTTCACAGTCAGATTCGAGTTCAGATCCTCATACTGTGCCACTATATGATACGAGGACAGCATTCTCGACTATGACTGAGGATCTTTCTGAGGTAAACGGCACACCCGAGGACTTGGCTGCGGGAAGTACGTCATCAGTCTCGGACATAGATACAGAGAAAGAAACTGAATCTTCAAAGCCTCCTGTACCAGAATCAACATACTGGTCAAAAAATGAACTAAACATGAATAGTCAAGACGAGCTTGGCGACAGGGGTTCACCTTTGGAGACACTTAGCGGTGGAAGTGCATACTATTCAGCAGGAATTCCGGCACCGTCTATATCTTTTCAAGTAAACCCTGGGAAGATTCTTGTCCCCGCAGCTGCGGATCAGGTCCAGTGTCAAGCATTTTCTGCTCTGCAAGTTCTGaag GTCATTGAGACAGACACTCAACCTAGCGATCTATGTACTCGCAGAGAGTATGCTAGGTGGCTGGTTTCTGCCAGCAGCGCATTATCAAG AAATACGACCTCAAAAGTGTATCCTGCTATGTATATAGAGAGTGTTACTGAGCTTGCTTTCGATGATATTACTCCTGGAGATCCTGATTTTTCATCCATTCAAG GGTTGGCAGAAGCAGGACTTATCACGAGCAAGCTTTCTAACCGAGATTTGTTTAACGACATTGAAGGCACATTGTTGTTTTCCCCCGAAAG CCTTCTTTCACGCCAGGATCTTATAAGCTGGAAAATGGCCTTGGAGAAACGACAGCTTCCAGAAGCTGACAAAAAG ACGCTGTATAAACTCTCGGGTTTCATTGACATTGATAAGATAAACCCAGATGCATGGCCTGCCATTATATCAGATTTATCTTCTGGGGAACAAGGAATCGCTGCCCTTGCATTTG GCTATACAAGATTGTTTCAGCCTCATAAACCCGTCACTAAAGCTCAAGCTGCCATTGCTCTTTCAAATGGTGAGGCTTCTGACATAGTCAGTGAGGAACTGGCACGCATCGAAGCAGAATCAGCGGCGGAAAAGGCCGTGTCTGCACACAACGCCCTAGTTGCAGAGGTCGAAAAGGATATCAACGCCAGCTTCGAGAAAGAGCTTTACATAGAACGAGAAAAAATAGAAGTGATCGAGATAATGGCGGAACAGATTAAAGTGGAGCTGGACCAGCTGAGGGagaagagagaggaagagagtctGGCGTTGGTGAAAGAACGAGCTGCGGTTGAGTCAGAAATGGAGGTGCCCTCAAGGTTAAGACGTGAAGCTGAAGAGAAGCTGGAGGCTTTGATGAGGAACAAGGCTGAGATATCTTTTGAGAAGGAGAAGGTTTCGAGTCTTCGAAAAGACGTTGAAGAAGAGAGCCAGCGGATTACTAAGTTGCAGTATGAACTAGAAGTTGAGCGTAAAGCCCTGTCCATGGCCAG ATCATGGGCGGAGGAGGAAGGAAAGAGAGCTAGAGAACAAGCAAGGGCCTTAGAAGAGGCTAGGAAGCGATGGGAAACAAATGGACTAAGAGTTATTGTTGACAAAGACCTTCAAGAGGATGTAGAACACAGCGTATTGCTTAACACTGTAGAGCCATCCTCGGTTTCTTCAACCGAGGAGAGGGCTCAAACACTAATGGATAAGCTCAAGGAGATGGCAGAATCTCTGGGAGGAAAATCACGGGAAGTGATCTTCCTTGTGATTGAGAAAATACGTTTATGGATTATGGTTTTGAAGGAATACGTAGAGAGTTTAGGGAAGCGAgctggaaagatgagagagGCAGCCATTGTTAGTGCAAAAGGAGCAGTGAAGGAGGTTGAGAAAGGGACAGCTCAGGTGGGTGATAAGGTCAAGAGAGTGGCTGAGGAGTGTAGAGATGGAGTTGGGAAGATCTCTCAGAGGTTCAAGACCTGA
- the LOC106366032 gene encoding uncharacterized protein LOC106366032 isoform X2: MQPLTSHQESVIISSNETTSDEGKVANSEEANLKEDKIIEINGIGQQGDEASGEDKILGAEDSSFDGTDATENITSQSDPETPESEKIISEVVDSQSSNLGGADNPTSEVPDSLPNTETTNVSDLENQANSEKVDSMSSLSDSYATETVALGVLVGSQSDSSSDPHTVPLYDTRTAFSTMTEDLSEVNGTPEDLAAGSTSSVSDIDTEKETESSKPPVPESTYWSKNELNMNSQDELGDRGSPLETLSGGSAYYSAGIPAPSISFQVNPGKILVPAAADQVQCQAFSALQVLKVIETDTQPSDLCTRREYARWLVSASSALSRNTTSKVYPAMYIESVTELAFDDITPGDPDFSSIQGLAEAGLITSKLSNRDLFNDIEGTLLFSPESLLSRQDLISWKMALEKRQLPEADKKTLYKLSGFIDIDKINPDAWPAIISDLSSGEQGIAALAFGYTRLFQPHKPVTKAQAAIALSNGEASDIVSEELARIEAESAAEKAVSAHNALVAEVEKDINASFEKELYIEREKIEVIEIMAEQIKVELDQLREKREEESLALVKERAAVESEMEVPSRLRREAEEKLEALMRNKAEISFEKEKVSSLRKDVEEESQRITKLQYELEVERKALSMARSWAEEEGKRAREQARALEEARKRWETNGLRVIVDKDLQEDVEHSVLLNTVEPSSVSSTEERAQTLMDKLKEMAESLGGKSREVIFLVIEKIRLWIMVLKEYVESLGKRAGKMREAAIVSAKGAVKEVEKGTAQVGDKVKRVAEECRDGVGKISQRFKT, encoded by the exons ATGCAGCCGTTGACTTCTCATCAGGAAAGTGTGATTATATCATCTAATGAAACGACTAGTGATGAAGGCAAGGTAGCTAATAGTGAGGAAGCAAATCTTAAGGAGGATAAGATTATAGAAATTAATGGTATAGGCCAGCAAGGTGATGAAGCGTCCGGTGAAGATAAGATACTTGGTGCTGAGGATTCCTCATTTGATGGAACAGATGCCACTGAAAATATCACTTCCCAATCTGATCCTGAGACACCTGAAAGTGAGAAAATAATTTCTGAGGTTGTAGATTCACAAAGTAGTAATCTTGGTGGTGCGGACAATCCAACTTCTGAAGTTCCTGATAGCCTTCCAAACACTGAAACAACCAATGTTTCTGATTTAGAAAATCAAGCCAACAGTGAGAAAGTAGATTCCATGTCTTCTTTATCTGACAGTTATGCCACCGAGACTGTAGCTCTTGGCGTTTTGGTTGGTTCACAGTCAGATTCGAGTTCAGATCCTCATACTGTGCCACTATATGATACGAGGACAGCATTCTCGACTATGACTGAGGATCTTTCTGAGGTAAACGGCACACCCGAGGACTTGGCTGCGGGAAGTACGTCATCAGTCTCGGACATAGATACAGAGAAAGAAACTGAATCTTCAAAGCCTCCTGTACCAGAATCAACATACTGGTCAAAAAATGAACTAAACATGAATAGTCAAGACGAGCTTGGCGACAGGGGTTCACCTTTGGAGACACTTAGCGGTGGAAGTGCATACTATTCAGCAGGAATTCCGGCACCGTCTATATCTTTTCAAGTAAACCCTGGGAAGATTCTTGTCCCCGCAGCTGCGGATCAGGTCCAGTGTCAAGCATTTTCTGCTCTGCAAGTTCTGaag GTCATTGAGACAGACACTCAACCTAGCGATCTATGTACTCGCAGAGAGTATGCTAGGTGGCTGGTTTCTGCCAGCAGCGCATTATCAAG AAATACGACCTCAAAAGTGTATCCTGCTATGTATATAGAGAGTGTTACTGAGCTTGCTTTCGATGATATTACTCCTGGAGATCCTGATTTTTCATCCATTCAAG GGTTGGCAGAAGCAGGACTTATCACGAGCAAGCTTTCTAACCGAGATTTGTTTAACGACATTGAAGGCACATTGTTGTTTTCCCCCGAAAG CCTTCTTTCACGCCAGGATCTTATAAGCTGGAAAATGGCCTTGGAGAAACGACAGCTTCCAGAAGCTGACAAAAAG ACGCTGTATAAACTCTCGGGTTTCATTGACATTGATAAGATAAACCCAGATGCATGGCCTGCCATTATATCAGATTTATCTTCTGGGGAACAAGGAATCGCTGCCCTTGCATTTG GCTATACAAGATTGTTTCAGCCTCATAAACCCGTCACTAAAGCTCAAGCTGCCATTGCTCTTTCAAATGGTGAGGCTTCTGACATAGTCAGTGAGGAACTGGCACGCATCGAAGCAGAATCAGCGGCGGAAAAGGCCGTGTCTGCACACAACGCCCTAGTTGCAGAGGTCGAAAAGGATATCAACGCCAGCTTCGAGAAAGAGCTTTACATAGAACGAGAAAAAATAGAAGTGATCGAGATAATGGCGGAACAGATTAAAGTGGAGCTGGACCAGCTGAGGGagaagagagaggaagagagtctGGCGTTGGTGAAAGAACGAGCTGCGGTTGAGTCAGAAATGGAGGTGCCCTCAAGGTTAAGACGTGAAGCTGAAGAGAAGCTGGAGGCTTTGATGAGGAACAAGGCTGAGATATCTTTTGAGAAGGAGAAGGTTTCGAGTCTTCGAAAAGACGTTGAAGAAGAGAGCCAGCGGATTACTAAGTTGCAGTATGAACTAGAAGTTGAGCGTAAAGCCCTGTCCATGGCCAG ATCATGGGCGGAGGAGGAAGGAAAGAGAGCTAGAGAACAAGCAAGGGCCTTAGAAGAGGCTAGGAAGCGATGGGAAACAAATGGACTAAGAGTTATTGTTGACAAAGACCTTCAAGAGGATGTAGAACACAGCGTATTGCTTAACACTGTAGAGCCATCCTCGGTTTCTTCAACCGAGGAGAGGGCTCAAACACTAATGGATAAGCTCAAGGAGATGGCAGAATCTCTGGGAGGAAAATCACGGGAAGTGATCTTCCTTGTGATTGAGAAAATACGTTTATGGATTATGGTTTTGAAGGAATACGTAGAGAGTTTAGGGAAGCGAgctggaaagatgagagagGCAGCCATTGTTAGTGCAAAAGGAGCAGTGAAGGAGGTTGAGAAAGGGACAGCTCAGGTGGGTGATAAGGTCAAGAGAGTGGCTGAGGAGTGTAGAGATGGAGTTGGGAAGATCTCTCAGAGGTTCAAGACCTGA